The genomic region GCACCTGGGGATCTTCATGGAAGTTGCGGCCGATGCCGTGGCCGCAGAACTCGCGCACGATGGAAAAGCCCTGTTTCTCGGCATAGGTCTGGATGACGTGGCCGATGTCGCCCAGGCGTGCGCCGGGCCGCACCTGCTCGATGCCCAGCCACAGGCACTGCCAGGTGACGTCCACCAGACGCTTGGCCAGCACCGAGGGCTGGCCGATCATGAACATGCGGCTGGTGTCGCCGTGGAAGCCGTCCTTGATGACCGTGACATCAATGTTGAGGATGTCGCCGTTCTTGAGCTTGCGCTCCCCGGGGATGCCGTGGCAGATCTGGTGGTTGATCGACGTGCAGATCGACTTGGGGTAGGGCGAATGGCCGGGAGGGGCGTAATTGAGCGGCGCGGGGATCGTGCCCTGCACGTCGGTCATGTAGGCGTGGCAGAGACGGTCCAGCTCCTCGGTGGTGGTGCCCGCCACCACGAAGGGGGTGATGTAGTCCAGAAGCTCGGCCGCCAGTCGGCCGGCAACACGCATTTTCTCGATTTCTTCCGGGGTCTTGATTCTGATGGACATGGTGGGGAGCAAGGCGGGATCAGGACTGCATGTTAACTGATTCGCCGTCGCAGGGCCGGCCGGCCCGGACCATGGGGGCTGCCGGCACGAGAAGTCCGGCTGGCCTCCTGTCTGGTTCTGCGTTGCAATCTGCAGCATCCTGATGTCATCTCCCGTCAGATGGCATCGGCACGCGGGCGCATTGGATGCTAGAATCACGGGCGCTGCCGGGCGCGGTCTCCCTTCCAGGTGGGGCCGGGCACCGGCGGCTTTCAGAAGGCCCCGGGTCGATGCGACTTCCGGCCGCCGCCGCATCCCGCGGCGCAGCGGCCCCTGCCGCGGAACAAGGGTGCCCGTCCTGTCGGCCACACATCATTCAAGAGCTGCCGGGTGCGGGTTGGTTCCGTGCTGGTCCCGGGGTATTGTCAACCCTGTATCGGAGTTTTTCCCTTCATGTCAGTCACCATCCGCCAGATGCTCGAAGCCGGTGTCCACTTCGGACACCAGACCCGGTTCTGGAACCCGCGCATGGCCCCCTACATCTTCGGCCATCGCAACAAGATTCACATCATCAACCTGGAAAAGACCCTGGTCAAATACCAGGAAGCCACCCGCTACCTGCGTCAGCTGGCAGCCAATGGCGGCACCATCCTGTTCGTGGGCACCAAGCGTCAGTCGCGCGAGATCATCGCCGAAGAAGCTGCACGCGCCGGCATGCCCTACGTCGACGAGCGTTGGCTGGGCGGCATGCTCACCAACTTCAAGACGGTCAAGGGCTCCATCAAGCGCCTGAAGGACATGGAACAGGCCGTGGAAGACGGCGCCCTGGACCAGATGACCAAGAAGGAAGCGCTGCTCTT from Lautropia mirabilis harbors:
- the map gene encoding type I methionyl aminopeptidase; translation: MSIRIKTPEEIEKMRVAGRLAAELLDYITPFVVAGTTTEELDRLCHAYMTDVQGTIPAPLNYAPPGHSPYPKSICTSINHQICHGIPGERKLKNGDILNIDVTVIKDGFHGDTSRMFMIGQPSVLAKRLVDVTWQCLWLGIEQVRPGARLGDIGHVIQTYAEKQGFSIVREFCGHGIGRNFHEDPQVLHYGRPGTGPKLEPGMIFTIEPMLNAGRREIRQLADGWTVVTKDHSLSAQWEHMLCVTPTGYEVLTVSAGTPPKPELPA
- the rpsB gene encoding 30S ribosomal protein S2; protein product: MSVTIRQMLEAGVHFGHQTRFWNPRMAPYIFGHRNKIHIINLEKTLVKYQEATRYLRQLAANGGTILFVGTKRQSREIIAEEAARAGMPYVDERWLGGMLTNFKTVKGSIKRLKDMEQAVEDGALDQMTKKEALLFTRELAKLTSSLGGIKDLNGLPDALFIVDVGYHKIAVTEARKLGVPIVGVVDTNHSPEGIDYVIPGNDDSGRAVRLYARGVADAILEGKAARLQETVKAATEEDEFVEVGTEEEA